One window of Helicobacter winghamensis ATCC BAA-430 genomic DNA carries:
- a CDS encoding MlaD family protein produces the protein MEARLNYVLLGVFLVASLVALAGFVFWMGKYDRNLGAYVEYYLYNKELPKGIRIETPVRYLGLPVGFVKSYDLSTAQDKVEIVLWVKKEIMLKEGTRAIVESQGLTGGNYIALTQGDGAPLTKGGVIDFQENWIEKLGSKTEVVFDRLEVSLDRLNMLLSEKNLTNVEIALENIKHASVEFKTALSGLNGVFVSTKDAMNGIQKSSMLFNTSLERGDYNLRSILTPLLFQLEQNSMRLDGILQNTESALEEFSSSPSGFLFGGQREILGPRE, from the coding sequence ATGGAAGCGCGGTTAAATTATGTGTTGCTTGGCGTGTTTTTGGTTGCTTCATTGGTAGCATTGGCGGGATTTGTATTTTGGATGGGAAAGTATGATAGGAATCTTGGGGCTTATGTGGAGTATTATTTATATAACAAGGAATTGCCAAAAGGGATTCGCATAGAGACACCAGTGCGTTATCTTGGGCTTCCTGTGGGATTTGTAAAGAGTTATGATTTAAGCACAGCACAAGATAAAGTAGAGATTGTTCTTTGGGTAAAAAAGGAGATCATGCTAAAAGAAGGGACGCGTGCAATTGTAGAATCACAGGGCTTAACAGGGGGAAATTATATCGCGCTAACACAGGGAGATGGCGCGCCTTTAACTAAAGGTGGGGTCATTGATTTTCAAGAAAATTGGATTGAAAAGTTGGGGAGCAAAACAGAAGTTGTTTTTGATAGGCTTGAAGTAAGCCTTGATCGCTTAAATATGCTTTTAAGTGAGAAAAATCTTACAAATGTAGAAATTGCACTAGAGAATATTAAGCACGCTTCTGTGGAGTTTAAAACGGCTTTGAGTGGCTTAAATGGAGTGTTTGTTAGCACAAAAGATGCAATGAATGGAATCCAAAAAAGCAGTATGCTTTTTAACACATCTTTAGAGCGTGGGGATTATAATTTGCGCTCTATTTTAACACCGCTTTTGTTTCAATTGGAGCAAAATTCTATGCGACTAGATGGAATCTTGCAAAACACAGAGAGTGCTTTAGAAGAGTTTTCAAGTTCGCCTAGTGGATTTTTGTTTGGTGGGCAAAGAGAGATTTTGGGACCAAGGGAGTAA
- a CDS encoding helix-turn-helix transcriptional regulator — MLNLPSITTPEEEKAFLDNIAKNIKTKRLEKGISQLEVALSIGQSSGGFYANMENNAHGKHFNLLHLFKLSRLFECDVRDFFVT, encoded by the coding sequence ATGCTAAATCTACCGAGTATCACAACGCCAGAAGAAGAAAAAGCATTTTTAGACAATATTGCAAAAAACATCAAAACAAAACGCTTAGAAAAAGGCATTAGTCAATTAGAAGTTGCGCTATCTATTGGGCAATCATCAGGTGGATTTTATGCAAATATGGAAAACAACGCACACGGAAAACATTTTAATTTATTGCATTTATTCAAACTTTCGCGTCTTTTTGAATGCGATGTGAGAGATTTTTTTGTTACTTAA
- a CDS encoding ABC transporter ATP-binding protein has translation MESKIQESVVEVCNLTTGYGERIIHDNISFKIYKKEIFALLGGSGSGKSTLLNTMIFLKAPSGGEVRILGKDIWNLNPRDSLDMKLNLGVLFQFGALFSSLSVLENIMLPLREYTEFSQKDMQELAFMWLMRVGLKKEVASLYPNELSGGMVKRVGLARALALSPKILFLDEPTSGLDPRSARHFDTLIAQLRDLLGISVVMVTHDMESVKGVVDRMIVLKDKKVFFEGSLTDLKEQVESLDAFLERI, from the coding sequence ATGGAATCTAAAATACAAGAATCTGTTGTGGAAGTGTGTAATCTAACTACAGGTTATGGGGAGCGGATTATCCACGATAATATTTCTTTTAAGATTTATAAAAAAGAGATTTTTGCATTACTTGGGGGAAGTGGAAGCGGAAAAAGCACACTGCTTAACACAATGATTTTTTTAAAAGCTCCAAGTGGAGGGGAAGTTAGGATTTTAGGTAAGGATATATGGAATCTAAATCCTAGAGATTCTTTGGATATGAAGTTGAATTTAGGCGTCTTGTTTCAGTTTGGCGCGCTTTTTAGCTCACTTAGTGTGTTAGAAAATATTATGCTTCCTTTAAGGGAATACACGGAGTTTAGCCAAAAGGATATGCAAGAATTGGCTTTTATGTGGCTTATGCGCGTGGGGCTTAAAAAAGAAGTAGCAAGTTTGTATCCTAATGAGCTAAGTGGTGGAATGGTTAAGCGCGTGGGGCTTGCAAGGGCTTTGGCATTAAGCCCTAAAATATTATTTTTAGATGAGCCAACAAGTGGGCTAGATCCTAGAAGTGCAAGGCATTTTGACACACTAATCGCGCAACTTAGGGATTTACTGGGTATTAGTGTGGTGATGGTAACGCACGATATGGAATCTGTTAAGGGAGTGGTGGATAGAATGATTGTGCTAAAAGATAAGAAAGTATTTTTTGAGGGAAGTTTGACAGATTTAAAAGAACAAGTAGAATCGCTAGATGCGTTTTTGGAGAGAATATAG
- a CDS encoding ABC transporter ATP-binding protein, whose translation MLQVENLEVHYGLIAGLKGVSFHIEEHEIITLIGSNGAGKTSSLNGIVHSVKTKGKVRFFGADISKVPTHKIIQRGIALVPEGRRVFTGLSVDENLRMGAYNNDENFSVMREKMYALFPRLKERYKQVASTMSGGEQQMLAIARALMSEPKLLMLDEPSLGLAPKVVGELFEIILNLRENGITILLVEQNAFAALKVANRAYVLENGKIVMENLAKNMLEDNEIKKRYLGG comes from the coding sequence ATGCTACAAGTTGAAAATTTAGAAGTGCATTATGGCTTGATTGCTGGGCTAAAGGGGGTGAGTTTTCATATTGAAGAACACGAGATTATCACGCTAATTGGGAGTAATGGAGCAGGCAAGACTTCAAGCTTAAATGGAATCGTGCATAGTGTCAAAACTAAGGGCAAGGTGCGTTTTTTTGGGGCGGATATTTCAAAAGTTCCCACACATAAGATTATCCAGCGCGGGATCGCACTGGTCCCAGAGGGTAGACGCGTCTTTACAGGGCTTAGTGTAGATGAGAATTTACGAATGGGTGCGTATAATAATGATGAGAATTTCTCTGTAATGCGCGAGAAGATGTATGCGCTTTTTCCTCGCCTAAAAGAACGCTATAAGCAAGTTGCTAGCACAATGAGTGGGGGAGAGCAGCAAATGCTTGCGATTGCTAGAGCATTAATGAGTGAGCCAAAGCTTTTAATGCTTGATGAACCTAGCCTTGGGCTTGCACCAAAGGTTGTAGGTGAGCTTTTTGAGATTATTTTGAATTTAAGAGAGAATGGAATCACAATTTTATTAGTAGAGCAAAACGCATTTGCTGCACTTAAAGTTGCAAATCGTGCGTATGTGCTAGAGAATGGTAAAATTGTTATGGAGAATTTGGCAAAAAATATGCTAGAAGACAATGAGATTAAAAAGCGTTATTTAGGAGGATAG
- a CDS encoding DNA alkylation repair protein, whose amino-acid sequence MLPLMQSLQKSIKNSLRQELLALKDLKHQNFCVKLLPNLEKSKIIGVKTKPIRDLAKRVFKTSLTEYLNDSSPNVYFEENLLECYILALYLQKQWNPKLIHTFVLRIDNWWVCDSFCATLKGLDEVRLWELVMPYLNTQSPYVLRFGIVMLLKTQEIPKALLCLSKIKHKDYYVQMAIAWVISVHFIHDSNIVLEFLEKKRFTTWIHNKAIQKICESLRASIEDKQRVKALFIQSKNPNR is encoded by the coding sequence GTGCTACCTTTAATGCAATCCTTGCAAAAATCCATTAAAAACTCTCTTAGGCAAGAACTTCTTGCCTTAAAGGATTTAAAGCACCAAAACTTTTGCGTAAAACTTCTCCCAAACCTAGAAAAATCTAAAATTATCGGCGTAAAGACAAAGCCCATTAGGGATTTGGCAAAACGCGTTTTTAAAACTTCTCTTACAGAGTATCTAAACGACTCTAGCCCTAATGTTTATTTTGAAGAAAATCTTTTAGAATGCTATATTTTGGCACTTTATTTACAAAAACAATGGAATCCAAAATTAATCCATACATTTGTTTTGCGCATTGACAATTGGTGGGTTTGCGATTCCTTTTGTGCCACTCTTAAAGGATTAGATGAAGTGCGTTTGTGGGAGCTTGTTATGCCTTATTTAAATACACAATCCCCCTATGTTTTGCGCTTTGGCATCGTAATGCTTCTTAAAACACAAGAGATTCCAAAGGCTCTTTTATGCTTAAGCAAGATAAAACATAAGGATTATTATGTCCAAATGGCGATTGCTTGGGTAATTTCAGTGCATTTTATTCACGATTCCAACATTGTTTTGGAGTTTTTAGAAAAAAAGAGATTTACAACTTGGATTCACAACAAGGCAATCCAAAAAATCTGTGAATCTCTGCGTGCAAGCATAGAAGACAAACAACGCGTAAAAGCTCTGTTTATCCAATCAAAAAATCCCAATCGCTAA
- a CDS encoding MlaE family ABC transporter permease — MLARVEFKRENQSIILFGMWDRSVPKSTLNALYTLLDTLKKSPQKVRIQKDASFDLDFCGGEVLINWLEHLSECCTIENTLLEHSKTAEIFAILQSKTTLEKKEFTQDVIQAHKDTLEILKVWGSRLVITLSFLGEIVYLLYHSVLNPRDFRIRALFFQIQEAVIKAVPIISLACFLIGIVIAYQGSLQLRQFGASVLIVEMSAMLTLREMAPIIVAIIVAGRSASAFSAEIGMMRATQEIDAMRVMGFNPVTFLIFPRIFALLFALPLVVFVADMFGLLGGMLISQLQLGISSEHFIERFLQTVEMRHFWIGMLKAPFFGLIIGLIGCYHGFATQKDTRSIGVHTTKSVVESIFCVIAFDALCSVLFTQIGW, encoded by the coding sequence ATGCTAGCTAGAGTAGAGTTTAAGCGAGAAAATCAGAGCATTATTCTTTTTGGAATGTGGGATAGAAGTGTCCCGAAATCCACTTTAAACGCGCTATATACCTTGCTTGACACTCTAAAAAAATCCCCACAAAAAGTTAGAATCCAAAAAGATGCAAGTTTTGATTTAGACTTTTGTGGAGGGGAGGTTTTAATAAATTGGCTTGAACATTTAAGTGAGTGTTGCACCATAGAAAACACGCTTTTAGAGCATTCTAAAACAGCGGAGATTTTCGCGATTTTACAAAGCAAAACAACGCTAGAGAAAAAGGAATTTACACAAGATGTGATTCAAGCACACAAGGATACTTTAGAGATTTTAAAGGTGTGGGGAAGTCGCCTTGTAATTACGCTTAGTTTTTTGGGTGAGATTGTGTATTTACTCTATCATAGTGTGTTAAATCCTAGAGATTTTCGTATTAGAGCGTTGTTTTTTCAAATCCAAGAAGCGGTGATTAAGGCTGTTCCTATTATTTCGCTTGCTTGCTTTTTAATTGGGATTGTGATTGCCTATCAAGGAAGTTTGCAATTGCGGCAATTTGGGGCTAGCGTGTTAATCGTAGAGATGAGTGCAATGCTAACTTTGCGTGAGATGGCACCTATTATTGTAGCAATTATTGTAGCTGGGCGTAGTGCTTCGGCATTTAGCGCAGAGATTGGAATGATGCGTGCCACACAAGAGATTGATGCAATGCGTGTAATGGGGTTTAATCCTGTAACTTTTCTTATTTTTCCGCGTATTTTTGCTCTGCTATTTGCCTTGCCTTTGGTTGTGTTTGTGGCGGATATGTTTGGATTGCTTGGGGGAATGCTGATTTCTCAATTGCAGCTTGGAATTAGTAGTGAGCATTTTATAGAGCGTTTTTTACAGACTGTGGAGATGCGTCATTTTTGGATTGGAATGCTAAAAGCTCCATTTTTTGGGTTAATTATTGGATTAATTGGTTGTTATCACGGATTTGCAACTCAAAAAGATACAAGAAGCATTGGTGTGCATACAACAAAAAGCGTGGTGGAATCTATCTTTTGCGTGATTGCCTTTGATGCGCTTTGTTCTGTGCTTTTTACGCAAATAGGTTGGTAA
- a CDS encoding ABC transporter ATP-binding protein produces MMAILELENVGIAFGGLKAIDNVSFKVESKQIFGLIGPNGAGKTTMFNIITANYKPNSGKVTFLGKNISRYKPNTIVNLGIARTFQNIRLFSSMSVLDNVLIGLHNDAKYSFFEAAFRVGRYFKEERRIKERAKWLLDYMGLGDKMHLNASGLSYGNCRKVEIARALATNPKLLLLDEPAAGMNPKETQELSELIFKMQKDFDLSVLLIEHDMPFVNALCEQVLVLDYGKKLFCGTPQEAINNTEVIAAYLGDFYATS; encoded by the coding sequence ATGATGGCAATTTTAGAGCTTGAAAATGTTGGCATTGCCTTTGGCGGGCTAAAGGCAATTGACAATGTGAGCTTTAAGGTGGAATCCAAACAAATTTTTGGGCTTATTGGTCCAAATGGTGCGGGTAAAACCACAATGTTTAATATTATTACTGCAAACTATAAGCCAAATTCTGGAAAGGTAACTTTCCTTGGTAAAAATATTTCACGCTATAAACCAAATACAATTGTAAATTTAGGAATTGCAAGAACTTTTCAGAATATCCGCCTTTTTAGCTCAATGAGTGTGCTTGATAATGTGCTAATTGGCTTGCACAATGACGCAAAATATAGCTTTTTTGAAGCGGCGTTTCGTGTTGGGCGATACTTTAAAGAAGAAAGGCGCATTAAAGAGCGTGCGAAGTGGCTTTTAGATTATATGGGATTGGGTGATAAAATGCATCTAAATGCAAGTGGATTAAGCTATGGGAATTGTCGTAAGGTAGAGATTGCAAGGGCGTTAGCAACAAATCCAAAATTATTATTGCTAGATGAGCCAGCAGCAGGAATGAATCCAAAGGAAACGCAAGAATTAAGCGAGCTAATTTTTAAAATGCAAAAGGATTTTGATTTAAGTGTGCTATTAATTGAACACGATATGCCTTTTGTAAATGCCTTGTGTGAGCAGGTTTTAGTGCTTGATTATGGTAAAAAACTTTTTTGTGGGACACCGCAAGAAGCGATTAATAATACAGAAGTGATTGCCGCGTATTTAGGGGATTTCTATGCTACAAGTTGA
- a CDS encoding NADP-dependent isocitrate dehydrogenase, with the protein MKITYTLTDESPALATYSFLPIVQAFLGKVGIPIETSDISLAARVLAQFTENLLESQRVKDSLKELGELVNTPNANLIKTPNISASIPQLKATIKELQEKGFAIPDFPDDPSNASEKEIKEKYQKVLGSAVNPVLRQGNSDRRCTKAVKDYARKNPYKITPFNKESKTRVSYIQKGDFFDNEKAILIKDSTIASISFIGKNGTEVLKENLKLDKNEILDATFMSAKALRAFYKEQIEICKNENILLSLHLKATMMKVSDPVIFGHAVSVYFKELFDTFGEELHNLGVNPNNGVSELLAKIENSSKKAEILEKYNEILAKGAPLSMVNSDKGITNLHIPSDVIVDASMPAMLKNGARLWDKDGKECDTNALIPDKTYATIYEAVLEDLRANGTLDPSKLGSVSNVGLMAKKAQEYGSHDKTFIAKEDGIFKITDAQGNTLLEHSVEKGDIYRANTAKFDAVQNWIDLGIERADLTGSKAIFWLDLKRPSNKIMADLVQERLKEKGKDLAILAPKEACLESLKLIRDGKDAISITGNVLRDYLTDLFPILELGTSAKMLSVVPMLNGGAMFETGAGGSAPKQVEQLVEENHLRWDSLGEFLALQASLEFYAQKTGKKEAQILADSLDIAIGEWLNNNKAPSRKAKEDDNRTSHFYLALYFAKALANNSQNSTLQNFFKGIFEELNANSDKIHQEFINAQGVKVDLGGYYKLDDKACDAIMRPSATFNAILAKIH; encoded by the coding sequence ATGAAAATCACTTACACATTAACTGATGAGTCTCCAGCACTTGCCACTTACTCTTTTTTGCCTATTGTACAGGCATTTTTAGGTAAAGTTGGAATCCCAATTGAAACTTCTGACATTTCACTTGCCGCACGCGTTTTGGCGCAATTTACAGAAAATCTATTAGAATCTCAAAGAGTTAAAGACTCCCTAAAAGAGTTAGGCGAGCTTGTCAATACTCCCAACGCAAATCTAATTAAAACGCCAAATATCTCCGCTTCTATTCCGCAGCTTAAAGCCACCATTAAAGAATTGCAAGAAAAAGGTTTTGCAATTCCAGATTTTCCTGATGATCCTAGCAATGCTAGCGAAAAAGAAATCAAAGAAAAATACCAAAAAGTGCTAGGTTCAGCAGTAAATCCCGTTTTAAGACAAGGAAACTCCGACAGGCGTTGCACAAAAGCAGTAAAAGACTATGCTAGAAAAAATCCTTATAAAATCACGCCTTTTAATAAGGAATCCAAAACCCGCGTATCTTACATTCAAAAGGGCGATTTTTTTGACAATGAAAAAGCAATTTTGATTAAAGACTCCACGATAGCCAGCATTAGCTTTATTGGAAAAAATGGCACAGAAGTGCTAAAAGAAAATTTAAAATTAGATAAAAATGAGATTTTAGATGCAACTTTTATGAGCGCAAAAGCCTTGCGTGCATTTTATAAAGAACAAATTGAAATATGTAAAAATGAGAATATTTTACTCTCTTTGCATTTGAAAGCCACAATGATGAAAGTTAGTGATCCTGTAATCTTTGGACATGCAGTAAGTGTGTATTTCAAAGAGTTATTTGACACCTTTGGCGAAGAGCTTCACAATCTTGGAGTTAATCCAAACAATGGTGTAAGTGAGCTTTTAGCAAAAATTGAAAATAGCTCCAAAAAGGCTGAAATCCTAGAAAAATACAATGAAATTCTAGCAAAAGGCGCACCACTTTCAATGGTAAATTCCGACAAAGGAATCACAAATTTACATATCCCAAGCGATGTTATTGTAGATGCTTCAATGCCAGCAATGCTAAAAAATGGAGCGAGATTATGGGATAAAGATGGCAAGGAATGTGATACAAACGCACTAATCCCTGATAAAACCTATGCTACCATTTACGAAGCCGTGCTAGAAGATTTACGCGCCAATGGCACGCTAGACCCTAGCAAACTAGGGAGCGTTTCAAATGTAGGCTTAATGGCAAAAAAGGCTCAAGAATACGGCTCACACGATAAAACTTTCATCGCAAAAGAAGATGGAATCTTTAAAATCACAGACGCACAAGGCAACACACTACTTGAACACAGCGTGGAAAAAGGCGATATTTATCGCGCAAATACCGCGAAATTTGATGCTGTGCAAAATTGGATTGATTTAGGAATTGAACGCGCAGATTTAACAGGAAGCAAGGCGATTTTCTGGCTAGATTTAAAACGCCCAAGCAATAAGATTATGGCGGATTTAGTGCAAGAAAGACTTAAAGAGAAGGGCAAAGATCTTGCGATTTTAGCCCCAAAAGAAGCGTGTTTAGAATCCTTAAAGCTAATCCGTGACGGAAAAGATGCAATCTCTATTACAGGTAATGTTTTAAGAGATTATTTAACAGATTTATTCCCTATTTTAGAGCTTGGCACAAGTGCAAAAATGCTTTCAGTCGTGCCAATGTTAAATGGTGGGGCGATGTTTGAAACAGGGGCTGGTGGAAGTGCGCCAAAGCAAGTGGAACAACTTGTAGAAGAAAACCACTTGCGCTGGGATAGTTTAGGCGAGTTTTTAGCCTTGCAAGCGAGCCTAGAATTTTACGCACAAAAAACAGGTAAAAAAGAAGCACAAATCCTTGCAGACTCTCTTGATATAGCAATCGGTGAGTGGCTAAATAATAATAAAGCCCCTTCACGCAAGGCAAAAGAAGATGACAACCGCACAAGCCACTTCTATCTAGCACTCTATTTTGCAAAAGCCCTAGCAAACAATTCTCAAAACTCCACACTTCAAAACTTTTTTAAAGGAATCTTTGAAGAGCTTAATGCAAATTCTGATAAAATCCACCAAGAATTTATCAACGCACAAGGCGTTAAAGTTGATTTAGGCGGCTATTACAAGCTAGACGATAAAGCTTGTGATGCTATTATGCGTCCAAGTGCTACCTTTAATGCAATCCTTGCAAAAATCCATTAA
- a CDS encoding DarT ssDNA thymidine ADP-ribosyltransferase family protein, with translation MQKIIEILYSQGVFKFYHLTKLENWDSGKKTDIKQIGLYSRECLMDNNVAINFSSNNLSHDLDTRKKLNNYVRLAFTKNNPMFKSWLKQSFNQKFAWLTIDLDILNKGKVIFSNINATDNRAKYFDSPDELLSRMDFDAFKRTDDISKQDKHYKLSQAEAMVRTRIEPKFISLEEII, from the coding sequence ATGCAGAAAATTATAGAAATACTATACTCTCAAGGAGTTTTTAAATTTTATCATCTTACAAAACTTGAAAATTGGGACAGTGGCAAAAAAACAGATATAAAACAGATAGGCTTATATAGCAGAGAGTGCCTGATGGATAATAATGTTGCTATAAACTTTTCTTCAAACAATCTTTCACATGATTTAGATACAAGAAAAAAGCTTAATAACTATGTAAGACTTGCTTTCACAAAAAATAATCCAATGTTTAAGAGTTGGCTCAAGCAAAGCTTTAACCAAAAATTTGCTTGGTTGACCATTGATTTGGACATATTAAATAAGGGTAAAGTAATCTTTTCCAATATTAATGCCACAGATAACCGAGCAAAGTATTTTGATAGCCCTGACGAGTTATTAAGTCGTATGGACTTCGATGCATTCAAAAGAACAGATGACATATCCAAACAAGACAAACATTATAAATTGTCTCAAGCCGAAGCAATGGTAAGAACCCGTATAGAACCCAAATTTATATCATTAGAAGAAATAATTTAG
- a CDS encoding DarT1-associated NADAR antitoxin family protein, whose amino-acid sequence MKFATRPYYYASNNPKMQLINAKDVKFEYFSGFARERKQKSIESMHKAIKKLYPQAKILEISKASPNQLGQKLSAFNLKLKVFNGIQDITASVERFFQGSKVFNNGGPFEEIIFNENIHPKKYDKLKKGCNFQGFKLFGKCYSTEPVTFFYDWLYINALKQNSILATELENYDIFTDIEFNPNKSLSCQAATVALFLSLKKAGTLDKATKTSDEFLKLRLSVIDNQSLF is encoded by the coding sequence ATGAAATTCGCAACTAGGCCATATTATTATGCTAGCAACAACCCCAAAATGCAACTAATTAATGCAAAAGATGTAAAATTTGAGTATTTTAGCGGGTTTGCAAGAGAACGAAAACAAAAAAGTATAGAAAGCATGCATAAAGCCATAAAAAAACTATACCCACAGGCAAAAATATTAGAGATTAGCAAAGCCTCTCCTAATCAACTAGGACAAAAATTAAGTGCCTTTAATCTAAAACTTAAAGTATTCAATGGAATTCAAGATATAACTGCCAGCGTTGAGAGATTTTTTCAAGGTTCTAAAGTATTTAATAATGGTGGACCTTTTGAAGAAATTATCTTTAATGAGAATATCCATCCAAAAAAGTATGACAAGTTAAAAAAGGGTTGCAATTTTCAGGGATTTAAATTATTTGGAAAATGCTACAGCACTGAGCCTGTTACTTTTTTTTACGATTGGCTTTATATCAATGCCTTAAAACAAAATAGTATTTTAGCTACCGAATTAGAAAATTACGACATTTTTACAGATATTGAATTTAACCCCAATAAATCGCTTTCATGTCAAGCCGCAACAGTAGCTCTATTTTTAAGCCTTAAAAAAGCTGGAACACTAGATAAAGCTACTAAAACCAGTGATGAATTCTTAAAGCTGAGGCTATCAGTAATAGACAATCAAAGCCTATTTTAA
- a CDS encoding thioredoxin domain-containing protein: protein MRKIALGLLFVLGFASFAFGNFEKNFKQGIKELTGVDVEVQVKKQLKSFNGEYFVIGRTSGGDIFPVIVSQDGKHFIGLSSVMNFSKEDSKMITEEINKAGEAKMKADAEGLKKLFSSFKESDFVVLKGEGKNLPTKIVVTDPDCPYCRKHLEGIEAQLKEANLKLIFAPVHEEEAFIKAQLILNESAKVKDNVKKIAILRKYYKDIKLSDKEKKIDIKQVRFTTEKIFGSGLITGVPFIFEMK, encoded by the coding sequence ATGAGAAAAATTGCATTAGGATTATTGTTTGTGCTAGGATTTGCTAGTTTTGCATTTGGAAACTTTGAGAAAAACTTCAAACAAGGTATTAAAGAGCTCACAGGCGTTGATGTAGAAGTGCAAGTTAAAAAACAACTCAAAAGTTTTAATGGGGAATATTTTGTGATTGGTCGCACAAGCGGTGGAGATATTTTTCCTGTAATTGTTAGCCAAGATGGTAAGCATTTTATCGGACTTAGCAGTGTGATGAATTTTAGCAAAGAAGACTCTAAGATGATTACAGAAGAGATTAATAAAGCAGGTGAAGCCAAGATGAAAGCCGACGCAGAAGGCTTAAAAAAGCTTTTTAGCTCTTTTAAGGAGAGTGATTTTGTAGTTTTGAAAGGTGAGGGGAAGAATTTGCCTACAAAGATTGTAGTAACTGATCCTGATTGTCCGTATTGTCGCAAGCATCTTGAAGGGATTGAAGCACAACTTAAAGAAGCAAATTTAAAGCTAATCTTTGCGCCAGTGCATGAAGAAGAAGCCTTTATCAAAGCACAACTTATTTTAAATGAAAGTGCAAAAGTAAAAGATAATGTAAAAAAGATTGCGATTTTACGCAAATATTACAAGGATATTAAACTAAGTGATAAAGAAAAAAAGATAGATATTAAGCAAGTGAGATTTACCACAGAAAAAATTTTTGGTAGCGGCTTGATTACTGGCGTGCCTTTTATTTTTGAAATGAAGTAA
- a CDS encoding branched-chain amino acid ABC transporter permease produces MVKTLYVKTPTITTFGFHIFLYFCAICVVFAAQTLLGDYALRIFNNILIFVILAVSYNLINGVTGQLSLEPNGFVAIGAYITALMLLDEDLKWSMFQLNDPHPFVLSMYSELLPALFCSGVVAAIIAVLLSFPVFRVRGDYLAIVTLGFGFIIKILAINNPQWTNGAIGLNEIPNNQDSVVRYIEQTLLSLSSGDSVLSGFFNLLYTHAFTGGANITVFFWSGIFATASVILILQIVYSKYGRAMKAVRDDEDAAIAMGINTFKIKTFAFSTSAFLEGVGGGLMAVWLTTIDPKIFGFELTFQLLIIIVLGGLGSTTGAILGAILVIGGGEWLRFLDQPLVFFGADFGSYPGLRMVFFSVILLIIMLFAREGIMGKNELWDLNPTKTRWFKRRQ; encoded by the coding sequence ATGGTAAAAACTTTATATGTAAAAACTCCGACAATTACGACTTTTGGATTCCATATTTTCCTATATTTTTGCGCAATTTGCGTGGTGTTTGCTGCGCAAACTTTGCTTGGAGATTATGCGCTTAGGATTTTTAATAACATTTTAATTTTTGTGATTTTGGCGGTGAGTTATAACCTTATTAATGGCGTTACAGGGCAGCTTTCTTTAGAGCCAAATGGATTTGTCGCCATTGGTGCGTATATCACTGCATTAATGCTCTTGGATGAAGATTTAAAATGGAGTATGTTTCAACTAAATGATCCGCATCCTTTTGTGCTTAGTATGTATAGCGAGCTACTTCCCGCTCTTTTTTGTAGTGGTGTTGTAGCGGCGATTATTGCAGTTTTACTCTCTTTTCCAGTTTTTCGCGTGCGTGGGGATTATTTAGCGATTGTTACACTTGGGTTTGGGTTTATTATTAAGATTTTAGCAATCAATAATCCACAATGGACAAATGGAGCAATTGGCTTAAATGAGATTCCAAACAATCAAGACTCTGTTGTGCGATATATTGAGCAAACTTTACTTTCGTTAAGCAGTGGAGATTCTGTATTGAGTGGGTTTTTTAATCTACTTTATACGCACGCATTTACCGGTGGCGCAAACATCACAGTGTTTTTTTGGAGTGGGATTTTTGCTACTGCATCTGTGATTTTAATTTTGCAAATTGTGTATTCTAAATATGGACGCGCGATGAAGGCAGTGCGTGATGATGAAGATGCTGCCATTGCAATGGGAATTAATACCTTTAAAATCAAAACTTTTGCCTTTAGCACAAGTGCCTTTTTAGAAGGTGTGGGTGGCGGACTTATGGCGGTATGGCTTACAACAATTGATCCAAAAATCTTTGGATTTGAGCTCACCTTTCAACTCTTAATTATCATTGTGCTTGGTGGCTTAGGAAGCACAACTGGGGCGATTTTAGGGGCAATTTTAGTGATTGGCGGAGGCGAGTGGTTAAGATTTTTAGATCAGCCTTTGGTTTTCTTTGGTGCGGATTTTGGCTCGTATCCTGGACTTAGAATGGTGTTTTTCTCTGTGATTTTACTAATTATTATGCTTTTTGCAAGAGAGGGAATTATGGGAAAAAATGAGCTTTGGGATTTAAATCCTACAAAAACAAGATGGTTTAAAAGGAGGCAATGA